In a single window of the Trichoderma breve strain T069 chromosome 6, whole genome shotgun sequence genome:
- a CDS encoding dehydratase family domain-containing protein gives MASQKDAKNEGQSSGAPDPMADYDLSRSIQPAVGMRQGLSNYGDPHFSLFLRKVFIKALGYSEDALSRPIIGIINTYSGFNPCHGNVPQLIEAAKRGVQLNGGLAIEFPTISIHESFSSPTSMFLRNLMSMDTEEMIKAQPVDACIVIGGCDKTVPAQLMGGISANKPILPLITGPMMPGSFRGGRIGACTDCRNNWAAFRANEIDIEDISALNEELAPTAGTCGVMGTASTIACLTAALGLIPLRGGATAPAVSSARLRIAEQTGANAIGAAKYKRTPQSILSEASFHNAITVLQAIGGSTNGIVHLLAIANRHPDVYGKITLKTVDEIGRKTPLIVDLKPSGDNYMTDLHNAGGIPALFNTLRPLLKLDALTITGETLGQALDAENFRSFPFSTQIIRPLDNPLYPSSSLVVLYGNIAPDGAVIKASASKYRHLLNHRGRAVVFAGPEDLAKRIDDPDLDVDENCVLILQGIGPIGFTSPGMPEAGLIPIPRKLAARGVKDMLRLSDGRMSGTAGGSIVLHISPEAALPESVLAIVRDGDIIYCDVENRILQVEMGEDQITRRIADRKARLDGRLEAQGPAESKRRSARGYRGLYEKSVMQAQDGVDFDFLTANGADQ, from the exons ATGGCGAGCCAAAAAGATGCCAAAAATGAAGGCCAGAGCAGTGGCGCTCCAGATCCAATGGCCGACTATGACCTCTCTCGGTCCATCCAGCCCGCAGTCGGCATGAGGCAAGGCTTATCAAACTATGGCGACCCTCATTTCTCCCTATTTCTTCGCAAAGTCTTCATTAAAGCGCTCGGATACAGCGAGGATGCGCTCTCAAGACCAATCATTGGCATAATCAACACTTACTCCGGCTTCAATCCTTGTCATGGCAATGTCCCGCAGCTCATCGAGGCTGCAAAGAGGGGTGTCCAGCTCAACGGTGGGCTGGCCATTGAGTTCCCGACTATCAGTATCCACGAATCCTTTTCTTCACCTACGAGCATGTTCTTGCGTAATCTTATGAGCATGGATACCGAAGAGATGATTAAAGCGCAGCCAGTGGATGCGTGCATTGTTATCGGTG GATGCGACAAGACAGTTCCGGCTCAGCTCATGGGAGGCATATCTGCCAACAAGCCCATATTGCCTCTGATAACAGGGCCAATGATGCCGGGAAGCTTTCGAGGAGGCCGCATCGGTGCTTGTACAGACTGCCGCAATAACTGGGCTGCTTTCCGCGCAAACGAGATTGATATCGAGGATATTTCAGCTCTGAATGAGGAACTTGCTCCGACG GCTGGAACTTGCGGCGTCATGGGCACGGCGAGCACCATTGCGTGCCTTACGGCTGCTCTTGGACTTATACCACTTCGAGGAGGCGCAACTGCTCCCGCGGTCTCAAGCGCTCGACTAAGGATAGCTGAGCAGACCGGTGCAAATGCCATTGGAGCAGCCAAGTACAAGCGCACACCTCAGTCGATCCTCTCTGAAGCATCTTTTCACAACGCCATCACCGTTTTGCAAGCAATTGGAGGCTCAACCAACGGTATAGTGCATCTCCTCGCCATTGCAAATCGGCATCCAGATGTTTACGGCAAAATTACTCTAAAGACAGTGGATGAGATAGGAAGAAAGACACCATTGATTGTCGACCTCAAGCCCAGTGGTGACAATTATATGACGGATTTACACAACGCTGGCGGCATTCCTGCTCTATTCAATACGTTACGGCCTCTCTTGAAGCTAGATGCCCTGACAATAACTGGAGAAACACTTGGTCAAGCTCTGGATGCTGAGAATTTTCGCTCGTTTCCGTTTTCTACTCAGATTATTCGGCCATTGGACAATCCCTTGTATCCATCGTCAAGCCTAGTGGTGTTGTATGGCAACATTGCTCCGGATGGTGCCGTTATCAAAGCTAGTGCCAGCAAGTATCGCCATCTACTCAACCACAGAGGGCGAGCCGTGGTGTTTGCCGGTCCTGAAGACCTTGCCAAGCGTATCGACGATCCGGATCtcgatgttgatgaaaaTTGTGTTTTAATCTTACAGGGCATAGGGCCTATTGGCTTCACAAGTCCAGGTATGCCAGAGGCAGGTCTTATACCCATCCCACGCAAGCTCGCCGCTCGTGGGGTCAAAGATATGCTGCGGTTGTCGGATGGGCGCATGTCTGGCACGGCGGGAGGAAGCATTGTGTTGCATATTTCGCCCGAAGCTGCTTTGCCAGAGAGTGTCCTCGCCATTGTGAGAGATGGCGACATTATATACTGTGATGTTGAAAACAGAATACTTCAAGTGGAGATGGGTGAAGATCAGATCACCAGAAGGATAGCGGATAGAAAAGCAAGGTTAGACGGAAGGCTGGAAGCTCAGGGCCCTGCAGAATCTAAGAGACGATCGGCTCGTGGATATAGAGGTCTGTATGAGAAGAGTGTGATGCAGGCCCAAGATGGTGTCGATTTTGATTTCTTGACTGCTAATGGAGCAGATCAATAA
- a CDS encoding response regulator receiver domain-containing protein, translating to MGVRDDGPVVQSMISQGPGTPGHGRKDADMDVNMMRTSPSVGSHSHSHNPPMTNTSTTTDTDTSTSNDTDSSDLTSAICDLSPVPTLIVAPNYRIQRVSKGVVDAWHRGRDDFLGKDLFAALYGGSPLERFDRIPLARAIEVAVADRNFRLCHAAYTTPDGVSYSARIIPIFRRDEMLSLVLEWDQIEQTTPDIRGEVIQHALSVDEVFRLLIQAVKDYAIFLLDTRGYVATWNTGAELLKGFKKEDIIGRHFSTFYGQEDLTAGKPEAELVTCLREGRVVDEGWRYRKDGSRFWANVTITAIYRNGVHVGFGKVTRDLTERREAELRLIAAYEESAKLKNDFLANMSHEIRTPMHGMLSACTLLLDTNLTEDQRDTANIISESGQVLLQVINGILDYSKLASGNFSVNTDMVGVASIITSVVRNVQMTLLPGVYIKLVLAPELPRSAQGDPLRFRQIFQNIIDNAVKFTEKGSVQVAASITDQDATSYTILTEVTDSGIGVAKEDVQNLFKPFTQLEKPTKKRYQGTGLGLSIAKSLAELLGGQMGYRPKPERNGSIFWFTVKLKKIANLDSPDALGFQQKQQTEKNQQEAEKERMIRRLKEVAPHKRILAAEDNTVNQKVLSRVLNSLGFRNTTIVSNGAEAVETLGALPNAYDLVLMDISMPVMDGFEATKKIRTMKRYIPIIAMTAYALRGDSETCLEKGMDDYISKPVNMNKLLQKLLIWLDSPEWSNTATNGPS from the coding sequence ATGGGCGTCCGCGATGACGGGCCAGTTGTCCAAAGCATGATTTCTCAAGGGCCTGGAACGCCCGGCCACGGCCGCAAAGACGCGGATATGGACGTTAacatgatgaggacgagcCCCAGCGTGGGCAGTCACAGCCATAGCCATAACCCTCCCATGACAAACACAAGCACTACtacagacacagacacaagcacaagcaatgACACAGACTCTTCGGACTTGACGAGCGCCATCTGCGACCTGTCGCCCGTCCCCACGCTCATCGTAGCGCCGAATTACCGCATCCAGCGGGTGTCCAAGGGTGTCGTCGATGCGTGGCATCGTGGCCGAGACGACTTCCTCGGCAAGGATCTCTTTGCCGCTCTGTACGGAGGCTCGCCGCTGGAGCGCTTCGATCGCATCCCGCTGGCCCGCGCCATCGAAGTCGCTGTTGCTGATCGCAACTTTCGCCTGTGCCATGCCGCATATACTACCCCCGACGGCGTCTCGTATTCGGCGCGCATCATCCCCATCTTTCGGAGGGACGAGATGCTGTCGCTGGTGCTGGAGTGGGACCAGATCGAGCAGACGACGCCTGATATTCGCGGCGAGGTGATTCAGCACGCGCTGTCCGTCGACGAAGTCTTCCGGCTGCTTATCCAGGCCGTCAAGGATTATGCCATCTTCCTGCTTGACACACGCGGCTATGTGGCCACCTGGAATACCGGcgccgagctgctcaagggcttcaagaaggaggatATCATCGGGCGGCACTTCTCGACTTTCTACGGCCAGGAAGATCTCACTGCTGGAAAGCCCGAAGCAGAGCTGGTCACATGCTTGCGCGAGGGCAGGGTGGTGGATGAGGGCTGGCGCTATCGCAAGGATGGGAGCCGGTTCTGGGCCAACGTTACCATCACAGCCATCTATAGGAACGGCGTGcatgttggctttggcaaggtAACGCGCGATCTAACTGAACGCAGAGAAGCCGAGTTGAGACTCATCGCCGCATACGAAGAGAGCGCCAAACTGAAGAACGACTTCCTGGCCAACATGAGCCACGAGATCAGAACCCCGATGCACGGCATGCTCTCGGCCTGCACTCTTCTCCTGGACACGAACCTAACGGAAGATCAGCGCGATACGGCCAACATCATTTCTGAGTCGGGCCAGGTTCTGCTGCAAGTCATTAACGGTATTCTCGACTACTCCAAGCTTGCCTCGGGCAACTTCTCCGTCAACACAGACATGGTTGGTGTCGCAAGCATCATCACGTCTGTCGTGCGCAATGTGCAGATGACGCTGCTGCCGGGTGTCTACATCAAACTTGTCCTGGCGCCAGAACTGCCCAGATCCGCACAGGGCGATCCTCTTCGCTTCCGTCAGATTTTCCAGAATATCATCGACAATGCTGTCAAATTCACGGAGAAGGGTTCGGTGCAGGTCGCTGCCTCGATCACGGACCAGGATGCCACCTCTTATACAATTCTCACAGAGGTCACCGACAGCGGCATAGGCGTGGCCAAGGAGGATGTTCAAAACCTATTCAAACCATTCACCCAGCTCGAAAAACCCACCAAGAAAAGGTATCAGGGAACAGGCCTTGGCCTGTCAATCGCCAAGTCTCTAGCTGAGTTGTTAGGTGGCCAGATGGGCTACAGGCCCAAACCCGAACGTAACGGCAGCATTTTCTGGTTTACGGTCAAGCTCAAGAAAATTGCCAATCTCGACTCACCTGATGCTCTGGGATTTCAACAGAAACAACAGACTGAAAAGAATCAGCAGGAGgcagaaaaggagagaatgaTAAGACGCCTCAAGGAGGTAGCGCCACACAAGCGAATTCTTGCAGCTGAGGATAACACAGTAAACCAAAAGGTGCTGTCTCGCGTTTTGAACTCTCTCGGCTTTCGGAATACTACCATTGTTTCCAATGGAGCAGAGGCTGTCGAGACATTGGGCGCTTTACCAAACGCGTATGACCTGGTCCTTATGGACATCAGTATGCCGGTtatggatggatttgaggCGACTAAGAAAATCCGGACCATGAAAAGATATATCCCAATCATTGCCATGACGGCATATGCCCTTAGAGGAGACAGCGAAACCTGTTTAGAAAAGGGGATGGATGATTACATCTCCAAACCAGTCAACATGAACAAGCTATTACAAAAGCTTCTTATATGGTTAGACTCGCCCGAGTGGTCTAACACTGCGACAAACGGGCCATCTTAA
- a CDS encoding major facilitator superfamily domain-containing protein encodes MTASAVLTIDDLSITTYPDGGLQAWLVVLGSWACMIPSMGLLNTMAVLQARLSENELRNLPESTIGWILSSYAFFLYFCGAQVGPIFDAYDVKYLVIPGNIGIVISMMLIGLCKEFYQFFLCFGLLGGASASLLFNPAIAIIGHYFDKRRALATGIACTAGGLGGIVFPLIILYLTPQIGFPWATRIIAFICLVMGCISVCLMKKRLPHNKNTSTRIGSSIDFKALRDPKYALTTLAVFLVEFAVFIPYTYISSYAIHAGMPTQRAYLLNALVNVGAIPGRALPGYAADRFGAFNVLAICSTTCAALIFALWYTAGTNEAAIYSFTVLYGFWSGAAISITPVCISRVCNIEDIGKRTGTAFFIASFGVLIGLPIAGAILKTDGGSYNGVIIFAGVFYAATVATLYLARGVAAGWGLKVIF; translated from the exons ATGACAGCGAGCG CGGTGCTAACGATTGACGACCTTTCAATAACCACATACCCCGATGGCGGTCTCCAAGCATGGCTCGTCGTCCTCGGCTCTTGGGCCTGCATGATCCCCTCTATGGGGctcctcaacaccatggcCGTGTTGCAGGCCAGATTATCAGAAAATGAGTTGCGGAATCTTCCAGAATCGACAATTGGTTGGATTCTGAGCAGCTATGCCTTTTTTCTCTACTTTTGCGGAGCGCAAGTTG GTCCAATCTTCGACGCATATGATGTCAAGTATCTGGTAATCCCAGGGAATATCGGCATTGTCATTTCCATGATGCTGATCGGGCTATGCAAAG AATTCTACCaattcttcctctgcttcgGCCTCCTCGGCGGCGCCTCAGCCTCCCTGCTCTTCAATccagccattgccatcatcggccaCTACTTCGACAAGCGCCGTGCTCTGGCAACAGGAATTGCTTGCACCGCCGGTGGCCTCGGAGGCATCGTGTTCCCTCTCATCATTCTATATCTCACCCCGCAGATCGGCTTCCCCTGGGCCACccgcatcatcgccttcataTGCCTGGTCATGGGCTGCATCTCCGTCTGcctgatgaagaagcgaCTGCCTCACAACAAGAACACCAGCACTCGTATCGGCAGCTCCATCGACTTCAAAGCCCTTCGCGATCCCAAATATGCTCTCACCACCCTCGCCGTCTTCCTTGTCGAattcgccgtcttcatcccCTACACGTACATCTCTTCTTACGCCATCCACGCCGGTATGCCCACTCAGCGAGCATATCTCCTCAACGCTCTCGTCAACGTCGGTGCAATTCCCGGCCGTGCTTTGCCAGGTTACGCTGCCGATCGCTTCGGTGCCTTTAATGTACTTGCCATCTGCTCCACCACATGTGCAGCCTTGATATTCGCGCTTTGGTACACCGCCGGCACCAATGAGGCTGCCATATACTCTTTTACCGTGCTGTATGGTTTCTGGTCTGGTGCCGCGATTAGTATCACGCCGGTTTGCATTAGTCGAGTCTGCAATATTGAAGACATCGGCAAGCGGACTGGCACGGCCTTTTTCATCGCAAGCTTCGGTGTGCTCATTGGCCTTCCAATCGCGGGAGCCATCTTGAAAACAGATGGCGGCTCCTACAACGGAGTCATTATTTTCGCAGGCGTTTTCTACGCCGCCACTGTTGCTACGCTTTACCTTGCCCGTGGCGTGGCTGCTGGCTGGGGACTCAAAGTCATCTTCTAA
- a CDS encoding fatty acid hydroxylase superfamily domain-containing protein, with product MDLLLSVPIFSYLLGPALTSWSTSLNLLFFYMTWSTLVLSQPPIVVHMVGILAIRIVFFLIPSLATLFFDVSLPSLAEGIKHGGRSALPPRDAKSLSKLIGLVLLNLAILTAVETVISFAFILFLNHPVFKTTTTLPLPWQIFKHVLILLSARETLLYTIHRFILHGKSYRWLSQRHKNYAHAKAGAPFSLRLLADHPAPLLFYRFIPLFLPALIIRPHILTYFFVFTICTAEETLAMSGYTIVPGIIMGGIVQRTAIHYAGKGTSNYGSWGMLDWINGTSRGRDVLQDVKNEADKHNVKERSSKKLDEGAGAVQEGLGSFREGMKTRRSGRKRAVKGN from the coding sequence ATGGATCTCCTTCTCTCAGTGCCGATATTCTCATACCTCCTGGGCCCAGCCCTCACCTCCTGGTCGACATCgctcaacctcctcttcttctacatGACCTGGTCGACCCTCGTCCTCTCTCAACCCCCAATCGTCGTCCACATGGTGGGCATCCTCGCCATCCGAATAGTCTTCTTCCTAATACCGTCTCTCGCcaccctcttcttcgatgTCTCCCTCCCGAGCCTCGCAGAAGGCATCAAACACGGCGGTCGCTCAGCCTTACCTCCTCGCGACGCCAAATCACTCTCCAAACTCATCGGCCTAGTCCTCCTAaatctcgccatcctcaCCGCCGTCGAAACTGTGATAAGCTTCGcattcatcctcttcctcaaccaTCCCGTCTTCAAAACAACCACGACCCTCCCGCTCCCATGGCAAATCTTCAAACACGTCCTCATCCTACTCTCCGCCCGCGAAACTCTTCTCTACACCATCCACCGCTTCATCCTCCACGGGAAATCATACCGCTGGCTCTCCCAGCGCCACAAAAACTACGCTCACGCAAAGGCCGGCGCGCCATTCAGCCTGCGTCTCCTCGCCGACCACCCCGCGCCACTGCTCTTCTACCGCTTCATCCCGCTGTTTCTCCCAGCACTCATCATACGCCCTCATATTCTCACCTACTTCTTCGTATTCACAATCTGCACCGCCGAAGAAACCCTCGCCATGTCCGGATACACGATTGTCCCAGGAATTATCATGGGTGGCATCGTGCAACGCACAGCGATCCACTACGCAGGAAAGGGAACATCGAATTATGGTTCGTGGGGAATGTTGGACTGGATCAATGGGACGAGTCGTGGCAGGGATGTGCTTCAAGATGTGAAGAATGAAGCGGACAAACACAACGTGAAGGAACGGTCTTCGAAAAAGCTCGATGAAGGGGCTGGAGCAGTACAAGAGGGGTTGGGAAGCTTTAGAGAAGGAATGAAGACGCGAAGAAGCGGGAGAAAGAGGGCGGTAAAGGGAAATTGA
- a CDS encoding FAD binding domain-containing protein, giving the protein MDGQGDRPSFDIAIVGAGVVGVHVAIGLLDRGIPFTIYEQSTELTEMGAGITITSTIAQSLATLHPEATQHLLKVSKSMSNINLVNGSRDDLSLRPSDQLYDLVISPYEFHAAHRAKLVEGLLQLIPKERIKLGKRIEAIVERGDDEKLLLQFADGTTAEADAVIGCDGIKSRVRQIVGGSDNPSSFAHYSNMSAYRGLITMDKATAALGQLVKDPVWYLGQGASMVTYAILGPGGIPFLNVVAYVHDEQDSLSLDSLVSEGNKEDVEAAFSKFGSSVKDVIKALPDKLNRWALFDSYVHPLPSYAYGRTVLAGDAAHPSTPHIGSGAGMGIEEALILAELLKSATERLGASEGSTTRRKLLEAAFKAYSDIRRPRTQWIVAQSRTIGIMSQGRHEEMGTDFDNYGIYLREKIGKLQAYDWKDSIRQAVDQFERELGASV; this is encoded by the exons ATGGATGGCCAAGGAGATCGTCCATCATTCGACATAGCCATCGTGGGCGCAGGCGTTGTGGGCGTCCACGTCGCGATCGGCCTTTTAGACCGAGGTATTCCATTCACTATATACGAACAATCCACCGAATTGACAGAGATGGGGGCTGGCATCACAATTACTTCCACCATTGCCCAATCCTTGGCAACTCTACACCCTGAAGCTACACAACATTTACTCAAAGTCTCAAAATCGATGAGCAACATCAACTTGGTCAATGGCTCTAGGGACGATCTAAGCCTTCGCCCTTCAGATCAGCTGTACGATCTAGTGATCTCGCCGTACGAATTCCATGCGGCTCACCGTGCTAAATTGGTAGAGGGCTTGCTTCAGCTTATTCCTAAAGAGCGTATCAAGCTAGGGAAGCGCATAGAGGCAATTGTCgagagaggagatgatgagaaacTTCTCCTTCAGTTTGCTGATGGTACTACAGCTGAGGCCGACGCAG TTATTGGATGCGATGGTATCAAGTCTCGTGTTCGACAAATTGTCGGAGGCTCGGACAACCCATCATCCTTCGCCCATTACTCTAATATGAGTGCTTACCGCGGCCTAATTACCATGGACAAAGCCACAGCAGCCCTAGGCCAGCTTGTTAAAGACCCCGTTTGGTATTTAGGTCAAGGCGCTTCCATGGTGACATACGCAATTCTCGGCCCAGGGGGCATCCCATTCCTTAACGTGGTGGCTTATGTGCACGATGAACAAGACTCGCTCAGCTTGGACAGCTTAGTATCCGAgggaaacaaagaagatgttgaGGCGGCCTTTTCCAAGTTTGGATCTTCTGTGAAGGACGTGATAAAAGCCTTGCCGGATAAGCTCAACCGCTGGGCTCTATTTGACAGCTACGTCCACCCACTCCCGTCCTATGCCTATGGGCGTACAGTCCTCGCAGGAGATGCTGCCCATCCGTCAACGCCTCATATTGGATCAGGAGCTGGTATGGGTATCGAAGAGGCATTGATTCTAGCGGAACTCCTAAAATCAGCTACAGAGCGCTTAGGTGCGTCCGAAGGCTCTACAACCAGGCGGAAATTACTCGAGGCGGCTTTCAAGGCATATAGTGATATTCGACGGCCAAGAACACAGTGGATAGTTGCCCAGAGCCGCACCATAGGAATCATGTCGCAGGGGCGGCACGAGGAGATGGGAACCGATTTTGACAATTACGGCATATATCTCAGGGAAAAGATAGGCAAACTCCAGGCCTATGATTGGAAAGACTCAATCAGACAAGCTGTTGATCAGTTTGAGCGCGAATTAGGGGCTTCTGTTTGA
- a CDS encoding arsenical pump membrane protein domain-containing protein produces MAQDGGDSLSTSQIRDWRSIVTLIVFVLTNINVLFPFHIPIYIPRKLSNLFLDALGVLRIIPKRQYRSPSLTEDDNNGKIKPWVRLNFPMNMVTAPLIADLFLLAILAIGRQEVHDGTLGADNIAPIDVMAFFITLAYIAISIDASGLIRYLAFKVLQWGGSAGHRLFFYLYAFFFALGTLVGNDPIILSGTAFLAYMTRVSRNITHPRAWIFTQFAIANIASAILVSSNPTNLVLAGAFNIKFIHYTANMIVPVIATVIVLFPFLLYFVFADTDLIPHKIEMHELPEEIKAKKPVNPNIPHARGHTDADEADLANNEQGQLLSLEEIMNPFLDKPGAAFGTLIMAATLITVLTLNATGSKSGAHPVFWVTLPAAFVMFCWDLGSGWYHRKETREIARKGREEFEIAHAERIFRQAEEARRPPVTEIELQDTTDCEKDCSTPKFDSTEVQSQGLNTVDGVDESVQKAQNKGGGNPNSPVHATGHVPPPTVRLTEDTGGRSIGAASSAHMDPSRLSPHADMDTQEQQNSKSEISSLEEKSTLNQPGTSSPVEGLFVSTLEEDVEKSRQKSLASIQRPRGPATLMSLGQDALRWCQETFPTATTVALHLPFALVPFAFCMFVLVQGLVTKGWVPVFAHGWDHWVNRTGTVGAIGGMGFLSVVLCNFAGTNIGTTILLCRVIQQWQEIHQRSGIPISDRTFWSTVYSMAIGVNYGAFSSAFSASLAGLLWRDILARKHIHVGSMEFFRVNIPIILITMIVGCTVLVGEVYIIRKETPYEM; encoded by the exons ATGGCACAGGATGGCGGCGATTCTCTCTCGACAAGTCAGATCAGGGACTGGAGGTCCATCGTCACGTTGATAGTCTTTGTTCTCACAA ACATCAATGTCCTGTTTCCGTTTCATATTCCCATCTACATTCCTAGAAAACTCTCAAATCTCTTCTTGGATGCCCTTGGGGTTCTGAGAATCATTCCAAAGCGCCAGTATCGCTCTCCTTCGCTGACCGAAGACGACAACAATGGCAAGATCAAGCCCTGGGTGCGGCTCAACTTTCCCATGAACATGGTCACGGCTCCTCTTATTGCGGATTTGTTTCTATTGGCAATCCTCGCCATTGGCCGACAGGAAGTCCACGATGGCACCCTTGGCGCTGACAATATTGCTCCAATCGACGtcatggccttcttcatcaccttGGCCTACATCGCCATATCCATCGATGCCTCTGGGCTCATTAGGTACCTGGCATTCAAAGTACTCCAATGGGGAGGTAGCGCTGGGCATCGACTCTTCTTCTATCTCtacgccttcttctttgccctgGGCACCCTCGTTGGCAATGATCCAATCATTTTGTCGGGAACCGCGTTCCTTGCCTACATGACACGAGTATCAAGAAACATTACTCATCCCAGAGCATGGATCTTCACTCAGTTTGCTATTGCAAATATTGCATCTGCTATTCTGGTTTCTTCTAATCCGACAAACCTCGTTCTTGCGGGAGCCTTTAACATCAAGTTCATACACTATACTGCCAACATGATTGTCCCAGTTATCGCCACCGTTATTGttctctttcctttcttaCTCTACTTTGTATTTGCAGATACAGACCTCATTCCACACAAGATCGAGATGCATGAGCTTCCAGAAGaaatcaaggccaagaaacCCGTCAACCCCAACATCCCACACGCAAGGGGCCACACCGACGCGGATGAGGCCGACCTCGCCAATAACGAGCAAGGGCAGCTGCTATCGTTGGAGGAAATCATGAATCCGTTTCTAGACAAACCTGGGGCCGCATTTGGCACCCTAATCATGGCTGCCACCCTCATCACTGTCCTAACGCTCAACGCTACGGGTTCCAAGAGCGGTGCCCATCCGGTATTTTGGGTTACTCTACCAGCGGCTTTTGTCATGTTCTGTTGGGATCTTGGCTCAGGATGGTACCATCGAAAAGAAACGCGTGAGATTGCAAGAAAGGGTAGAGAGGAATTTGAAATTGCACATGCTGAGAGAATCTTTCGACAAGCCGAAGAAGCGAGACGGCCACCAGTTACTGAGATCGAGCTTCAAGATACTACGGACTGTGAGAAAGATTGCTCCACTCCTAAATTCGACTCTACAGAGGTTCAATCTCAAGGTCTGAACACTGTTGACGGGGTCGACGAGTCTGTTCAAAAAGCTCAGAACAAGGGTGGAGGTAACCCCAATTCACCTGTTCATGCCACTGGCCATGTCCCGCCCCCGACAGTTCGCTTGACAGAGGATACTGGTGGTCGTAGTATTGGCGCTGCGTCGTCCGCTCATATGGATCCCTCAAGGCTATCACCACATGCAGACATGGATACACAAGAACAACAAAATTCGAAGAGCGAGATCAGTTCGcttgaggagaagagcaCCCTCAACCAACCCGGCACAAGTTCCCCCGTTGAAGGACTTTTCGTGTCTACGttagaagaagatgtggaGAAAAGCCGTCAAAAGTCGCTGGCATCTATTCAACGGCCCCGCGGACCAGCTACTTTGATGTCTCTAGGTCAAGATGCGCTTAGATGGTGCCAGGAGACATTTCCCACAGCTACTACTGTCGCTCTCCACTTGCCATTCGCGCTTGTCCCTTTCGCCTTTTGCATGTTTGTCCTTGTTCAAGGGCTTGTTACAAAGGGCTGGGTGCCAGTTTTTGCTCACGGATGGGACCACTGGGTCAATAGAACAGGGACAGTTGGTGCCATAGGAGGCATGGGCTTTCTTTCCGTTGTCCTGTGCAAC TTCGCAGGAACAAATATCGGGACCACGATATTACTTTGTCGAGTCATtcagcaatggcaagagaTTCATCAAAGAAGCGGTATTCCCATTAGCGACCGAACATTCTGGTCAACTGTCTACAGCATGGCAATTGGCGTCAACTATGGTGCGTTCAGCTCTGCGTTCAGCGCTTCGCTTGCCGGTCTCCTTTGGCGCGATATCCTCGCCAGAAAACACATTCACGTGGGAAGTATGGAATTTTTCCGCGTAAATATCCCAATCATTTTGATCACCATGATTGTGGGATGCACTGTTCTTGTGGGAGAAGTGTACATTATACGGAAAGAGACGCCTTACGAAATGTGA